The following proteins come from a genomic window of Ornithinimicrobium cryptoxanthini:
- the narH gene encoding nitrate reductase subunit beta has translation MRVMAQMAMVMNLDKCIGCHTCSVTCKQAWTNRSGMEYVWFNNVETRPGLGYPRGYQDQEEWKGGWVRTPAGRLKLRSGGRLNRLLNIFSNPKLPSIEEYYEPWTYDYETLLNAPAQENFPVAKPYSLISGKQMNIEWSANWDDDLGGSKQHAAKDLMLKGIEDKVKMEFDETFMFYLPRICEHCLNPSCAAACPSGAIYKREEDGIVLVDQDKCRGWRMCVTGCPYKKVYFNHKTGKAEKCTFCYPRIEVGIPTVCAETCVGRLRYIGLMLYDADKVLEAASVEDEHDLYEAQRAVFLDPHDPVVQREAERAGIPGDWVEAAKKSPVWRLISEYKVALPLHPEYRTMPMVWYIPPLSPVVDVIKDTGHDAEDTDNLFAAIDALRIPIEYLANLFTAGDPKPVDLVLRKLAAMRSYMRDINLGRDPQAHIPESVGMTEEEIYEMYRLLAIAKYDERYVIPSAHGEEAHALEETATDCPVSGYDDELMELSGPFGEGSGRGGTTPVAVENFQMLQQRQTSDVLLSGGSKRGRVNLLNWDGKGVPAGMFPDSEKDASVRTVDEPAQLDSPHSRPDNTAGSDGKVT, from the coding sequence ATGCGAGTCATGGCACAGATGGCCATGGTCATGAACCTGGACAAGTGCATCGGGTGTCACACCTGCTCGGTCACGTGCAAGCAGGCCTGGACCAACCGCAGCGGCATGGAGTACGTCTGGTTCAACAACGTCGAGACGCGGCCTGGGCTGGGCTACCCGCGCGGCTACCAGGACCAGGAGGAGTGGAAGGGCGGCTGGGTGCGCACCCCGGCGGGGCGGCTCAAGCTGCGCTCCGGCGGGAGGCTCAACAGGCTGCTCAACATCTTCTCCAACCCCAAGCTGCCCTCGATCGAGGAGTACTACGAACCCTGGACCTATGACTACGAGACCCTGCTGAACGCCCCGGCCCAGGAGAACTTCCCGGTCGCCAAGCCCTACTCGCTGATCTCGGGCAAGCAGATGAACATCGAGTGGTCTGCCAACTGGGACGATGACCTCGGCGGCAGCAAGCAGCACGCGGCCAAGGACCTGATGCTCAAGGGCATCGAGGACAAGGTCAAGATGGAGTTTGACGAGACCTTCATGTTCTATCTGCCGCGGATCTGCGAGCACTGCCTCAACCCCAGCTGCGCGGCGGCCTGTCCCTCCGGAGCGATCTACAAGCGTGAGGAGGACGGCATCGTCCTGGTCGACCAGGACAAGTGCCGTGGCTGGCGGATGTGCGTCACCGGCTGCCCCTACAAGAAGGTCTACTTCAACCACAAGACCGGCAAGGCCGAGAAGTGCACCTTCTGCTATCCCCGCATCGAGGTGGGCATCCCGACCGTGTGCGCCGAGACCTGCGTGGGCCGGCTGCGCTACATCGGTCTGATGCTGTATGACGCCGACAAGGTGCTCGAGGCGGCGTCGGTCGAGGACGAGCACGACCTCTATGAGGCGCAGCGCGCGGTCTTCCTCGACCCGCACGACCCGGTCGTCCAGCGGGAGGCCGAGCGTGCCGGGATCCCCGGTGACTGGGTCGAGGCGGCCAAGAAGTCGCCGGTGTGGCGCCTGATCAGTGAATACAAGGTGGCTCTGCCGCTGCACCCGGAGTACCGCACCATGCCGATGGTGTGGTACATCCCGCCGCTGTCACCGGTGGTCGACGTGATCAAGGACACCGGTCATGACGCGGAGGACACCGACAACCTGTTCGCGGCGATCGATGCGCTGCGGATCCCGATCGAATACCTCGCCAACCTGTTCACGGCGGGCGACCCAAAGCCGGTCGACCTGGTCCTGCGCAAGCTTGCGGCGATGCGCTCCTACATGCGTGACATCAACCTGGGTCGTGACCCGCAGGCCCACATCCCCGAGTCGGTCGGCATGACCGAGGAGGAGATCTACGAGATGTATCGCCTGCTCGCGATCGCCAAGTATGACGAGCGCTACGTGATCCCGTCGGCGCATGGTGAGGAGGCGCACGCTCTGGAGGAGACTGCCACGGACTGCCCCGTCAGTGGTTACGACGACGAGCTGATGGAGCTGTCGGGTCCCTTCGGTGAGGGGTCCGGTCGTGGTGGCACCACTCCTGTCGCCGTCGAGAACTTCCAGATGCTCCAGCAGCGGCAGACCTCTGACGTCCTGCTGTCCGGTGGCTCCAAGAGGGGGCGGGTCAACCTGCTCAACTGGGACGGCAAGGGCGTGCCCGCGGGGATGTTCCCGGACAGCGAGAAGGACGCCTCGGTCAGGACCGTCGACGAGCCGGCCCAGCTGGACAGCCCGCACTCCCGCCCGGACAACACCGCCGGGTCGGACGGGAAGGTCACCTGA
- the narJ gene encoding nitrate reductase molybdenum cofactor assembly chaperone — translation MLPWRRHRRTTSRLDPRVQADGWQLCSLLLDYPDEALVERLPVLCEVAAALPPELAEPLARFLTHAGGTSLDVLQQDYVETFDVTRKCALHLTYFLHGDTRNRGVALVQFKQLFREHGVELTDGDGELPDHLAVVLEFGATVAPDAAWKILNDHRVGIELLRRALLKRESPWADVVQAVRATLPELKGDDNQALARLISQGPPQETVGLDDAALNAPYAIDPALDQMHAPAAGCGDGSTSTSSSQSLGTSIPVGAPR, via the coding sequence ATGCTTCCCTGGCGGCGACACCGGCGCACCACCTCACGTCTGGACCCCAGGGTGCAGGCCGACGGTTGGCAGCTGTGCTCGCTCCTGCTCGACTACCCGGACGAAGCACTGGTGGAGCGGCTCCCGGTCCTGTGCGAGGTCGCGGCCGCGTTGCCGCCGGAGCTGGCCGAGCCCTTGGCACGGTTCCTGACCCATGCGGGCGGGACGAGTCTCGACGTGCTCCAGCAGGACTACGTCGAGACCTTCGACGTCACCCGCAAGTGCGCGTTGCACCTGACCTACTTCCTGCACGGCGACACGCGCAACAGGGGAGTGGCGCTGGTCCAGTTCAAGCAGCTCTTCCGTGAGCACGGGGTCGAGCTCACGGACGGCGACGGCGAGCTGCCCGACCATCTCGCGGTCGTGCTCGAGTTCGGGGCCACCGTCGCCCCCGACGCGGCGTGGAAGATCCTCAACGACCACCGCGTAGGCATCGAGCTGCTGCGCAGGGCCCTGCTGAAGCGAGAGTCCCCCTGGGCCGACGTGGTCCAGGCGGTCCGGGCCACCCTGCCCGAGCTCAAGGGTGACGACAACCAGGCACTCGCCCGGTTGATCTCCCAGGGCCCACCGCAGGAGACGGTCGGCCTGGACGACGCGGCGCTCAACGCCCCCTATGCCATCGACCCGGCACTGGACCAGATGCACGCCCCGGCAGCGGGATGCGGTGACGGTTCTACCTCGACCAGCAGTAGTCAGTCTCTCGGCACATCTATCCCCGTAGGAGCCCCCCGATGA
- the narI gene encoding respiratory nitrate reductase subunit gamma: protein MSTFLWVIFPYICLAVFVVGHVWRYRYDKFGWTTRSSQLYETKLLRIGSPLFHFGILGVAGGHFLGLIVPQSLTDRIGISHDMYHFVAMAFGIPAGIAALAGLVILVYRRRTVGPVFSATTVNDKVMYAVLGLVIVLGMWNTIAGGLLTIGGEYNYRDGVSPWFRQIFWFQPDASLMEGAPLGFQLHAFFAFLLFAMWPFTRLVHVFSAPIGYFTRPYIVYRSRDDRPGAGAGTRAPKRGWEKVG from the coding sequence ATGAGCACCTTCCTCTGGGTGATCTTTCCCTATATCTGCCTGGCGGTCTTTGTCGTCGGGCACGTCTGGCGCTATCGCTACGACAAGTTCGGCTGGACCACCCGCAGCTCGCAGCTCTATGAGACCAAGCTGCTGCGGATCGGCAGCCCGCTGTTCCACTTCGGCATCCTCGGTGTGGCGGGCGGGCACTTCCTGGGGTTGATCGTCCCGCAGAGCCTGACCGACCGGATCGGCATCAGCCACGACATGTATCACTTCGTCGCGATGGCCTTCGGCATCCCGGCCGGCATCGCCGCGCTCGCCGGTCTGGTCATCCTGGTCTATCGCCGCCGCACCGTCGGTCCGGTCTTCTCCGCGACGACCGTCAACGACAAGGTGATGTATGCCGTGCTAGGACTGGTCATCGTGCTCGGCATGTGGAACACGATCGCCGGCGGTCTGCTGACCATCGGAGGCGAGTACAACTACCGTGACGGTGTCTCGCCGTGGTTCCGCCAGATCTTCTGGTTCCAGCCGGATGCCTCGCTGATGGAGGGCGCACCGCTCGGCTTCCAGCTGCACGCGTTCTTTGCGTTCCTGCTCTTTGCGATGTGGCCGTTCACCCGCCTGGTCCACGTCTTCAGCGCTCCGATCGGCTACTTCACTCGGCCCTACATCGTCTACCGCAGCCGCGACGATCGTCCGGGCGCGGGCGCTGGCACTCGAGCACCGAAGCGGGGTTGGGAGAAGGTTGGCTAA
- the moeB gene encoding molybdopterin-synthase adenylyltransferase MoeB: MANSPTVDPVDSLTPDQLTRYSRHLLLPGIGLEGQKRLVNARVAVVGAGGLGSPALLYLAAAGVSHLTVIDDDQIDLTNLQRQVIHRTADVGMSKVDSAARAVRDLNPLVTVDGVRDHLDEDNVRGILAGHHVILDGSDNFDTRYVVNDAAMALGIPLVWAAVLRFDAQISTFLPPGLGGAGAVQLRDLFPVPPRPEDVPSCAEAGVLGAMVGQVGSIMAAEAVKLITGTGEPLVGRILLLDALTQRTREIPLRPAAADAGTATPHRARMPEAGESRDLVAIPEMTATEVHDGLDALQVIDVREPGEHALGTVPGARTIPVGEVLTWEDRAAVGDGPVVLYCKTGPRAGRAARHLVHLGHPDVRVMTGGILQWIEDVDPSLPRY; the protein is encoded by the coding sequence TTGGCTAACAGTCCGACCGTCGATCCAGTCGACAGCCTCACCCCTGACCAGCTGACCCGCTACTCGCGCCATCTGCTGCTGCCGGGGATCGGGTTGGAGGGCCAGAAGCGGCTGGTCAACGCCCGCGTCGCCGTGGTCGGTGCTGGCGGGCTCGGCTCGCCGGCGCTGCTCTACCTGGCCGCAGCCGGCGTCAGTCACCTCACGGTCATCGACGACGACCAGATCGACCTGACAAACCTGCAGCGCCAGGTGATCCACCGCACTGCCGACGTCGGGATGTCCAAGGTGGACAGTGCCGCTCGCGCGGTCCGCGACCTCAACCCGCTGGTCACCGTCGACGGTGTGCGCGACCATCTCGACGAGGACAACGTGCGCGGCATCCTTGCCGGGCACCACGTGATCCTGGACGGCAGCGACAACTTTGACACCCGTTATGTCGTCAACGACGCGGCGATGGCCCTGGGGATCCCCCTCGTGTGGGCAGCGGTCCTGCGCTTCGACGCGCAGATCAGCACCTTCCTGCCCCCTGGGCTGGGTGGCGCCGGCGCCGTGCAGCTGCGCGACCTGTTCCCGGTGCCGCCGCGCCCCGAGGACGTGCCCAGCTGCGCCGAGGCCGGCGTCCTGGGCGCGATGGTCGGTCAGGTCGGCTCGATCATGGCTGCCGAGGCGGTCAAGCTGATCACCGGCACCGGCGAGCCGCTGGTGGGGCGGATCCTCCTGCTCGACGCGCTCACCCAGCGCACACGCGAGATCCCGCTGCGCCCGGCGGCTGCCGACGCCGGCACCGCGACGCCGCACCGTGCCCGGATGCCCGAGGCCGGTGAGAGCCGGGACCTCGTGGCCATCCCGGAGATGACGGCGACCGAGGTGCATGACGGTCTGGACGCGTTGCAGGTCATCGACGTGCGGGAGCCGGGGGAGCACGCGCTCGGGACGGTGCCGGGTGCGCGCACCATCCCTGTCGGCGAGGTGCTGACCTGGGAGGACCGGGCCGCCGTCGGCGACGGGCCGGTGGTGCTCTACTGCAAGACCGGACCGCGGGCCGGCCGGGCGGCCCGCCACCTGGTCCATCTCGGCCACCCCGACGTGCGGGTGATGACCGGCGGGATCCTGCAGTGGATCGAGGACGTCGACCCGAGTCTGCCGAGATACTGA
- the mobA gene encoding molybdenum cofactor guanylyltransferase, whose translation MPSDDRAPQRPARPEHDIIVLAGGRGSRLGGMDKAALEVAGRRLLDRVLDSAAAARRVVVVGPVAVVEPVLQTVEEPPGGGPVAGIAAGMMTLGALPGTVAWTLVLAVDQPQAAAAVPDLLEAAAHAGSHVEMVCPQDTTGHPQWLLAAYRTTALVSALDRVGTGHGTSVRRLVADLSWAPASAAHVGDIDTWEDHAAWQARLE comes from the coding sequence ATGCCGAGCGATGACCGGGCGCCGCAGCGACCGGCCCGACCCGAGCACGACATCATCGTGCTGGCGGGCGGTCGCGGCTCCCGGCTCGGCGGGATGGACAAGGCGGCGCTTGAGGTCGCCGGACGGCGACTGCTGGACCGGGTGCTGGACTCTGCGGCGGCGGCACGCCGGGTCGTGGTCGTCGGGCCGGTCGCTGTCGTCGAGCCGGTCCTGCAGACGGTGGAGGAGCCGCCTGGCGGCGGACCCGTCGCCGGCATCGCCGCCGGCATGATGACCCTTGGTGCGCTGCCCGGCACGGTCGCGTGGACCCTGGTCCTGGCGGTGGACCAGCCGCAGGCCGCCGCCGCGGTCCCCGACCTGCTCGAGGCGGCCGCCCACGCCGGGTCTCACGTCGAGATGGTGTGTCCCCAGGACACGACGGGGCACCCTCAGTGGCTGCTCGCCGCCTACCGCACCACCGCGCTGGTTTCCGCACTGGACCGCGTCGGCACGGGTCACGGGACGTCGGTCCGACGACTCGTCGCTGACCTCTCCTGGGCCCCCGCGAGCGCGGCCCACGTGGGCGACATCGACACGTGGGAGGACCATGCGGCCTGGCAGGCCCGGCTGGAGTGA
- a CDS encoding methyltransferase domain-containing protein translates to MSDAHPLGQLSVAQVMQCDYFDAGRCRSCSLMGTDYAGQLADKQSRAARALAAACPGLSWEAPFGSVPEGFRNKAKLVVGGTRDEPTAGILDAHRQGVDLRHCGLYEPGLAEVVEQVPEVIATLGLVPYDVVRRSGELKHVLLTHSPDGELMIRFVLRSPGQQVRIARALPWLLETIPGLRVVSVNLQPDHAAVLEGPEEIVLTVAEDLPMQVNEVRLRLRTGSFFQTNTTVAAGLYRQAQDWIHQVDPVTLWDLYCGVGGFALHALLRPDGTPRDVLGLEISSEAVASARTTAAELPGAARFEVGDAASGVGAGEAGPLRGLAPPDLVVVNPPRRGIGPVLTEWLESSQMQHVLYSSCNVDSLARDLERMPSLVPVRARLFDMFPQTPHLEVLTLLRRG, encoded by the coding sequence GTGTCAGACGCCCACCCCCTCGGTCAGCTGTCTGTCGCCCAGGTCATGCAGTGCGACTACTTCGATGCTGGCAGGTGTCGTTCCTGCTCGCTGATGGGGACCGACTATGCCGGTCAGCTCGCTGACAAGCAGTCGCGCGCGGCCCGTGCGCTGGCGGCAGCCTGTCCAGGTCTGAGCTGGGAGGCGCCGTTCGGCAGCGTGCCGGAGGGCTTCCGCAACAAGGCAAAGCTGGTCGTCGGCGGCACGCGGGACGAGCCGACAGCCGGCATCCTCGACGCCCACCGGCAGGGTGTCGACCTGCGGCACTGCGGTCTCTATGAGCCAGGTCTGGCCGAGGTCGTGGAGCAGGTGCCGGAGGTCATCGCCACCCTGGGGCTGGTGCCCTATGACGTCGTGCGTCGCAGCGGCGAGCTCAAGCACGTCCTGCTGACCCACTCCCCCGACGGGGAGCTGATGATCCGGTTTGTCCTCCGGTCACCGGGTCAGCAGGTGCGCATCGCGCGTGCCCTCCCCTGGTTGCTGGAGACCATCCCCGGGCTGCGCGTCGTCTCGGTCAATCTCCAGCCGGACCATGCCGCAGTCCTGGAGGGTCCGGAAGAGATTGTCCTGACCGTGGCCGAGGACCTGCCGATGCAGGTCAACGAGGTGCGGCTGCGTCTGCGGACCGGGTCCTTCTTCCAGACCAACACAACGGTGGCTGCCGGCCTCTATCGCCAGGCGCAGGACTGGATCCACCAGGTCGACCCCGTCACGCTGTGGGACCTGTATTGCGGCGTCGGTGGTTTTGCGCTGCACGCCCTGCTGCGTCCTGACGGCACACCGCGCGATGTCCTGGGCCTCGAGATCTCGTCCGAGGCCGTGGCCAGTGCCCGCACCACAGCGGCGGAGCTGCCGGGCGCGGCCAGGTTTGAGGTCGGGGACGCCGCCTCCGGTGTGGGAGCCGGTGAGGCAGGGCCGCTCCGAGGGCTGGCACCACCCGATCTGGTCGTGGTCAACCCGCCGAGACGGGGCATCGGCCCCGTCCTGACCGAATGGCTGGAGTCCTCACAGATGCAGCACGTGCTCTATTCCAGCTGCAACGTGGACTCGCTCGCCCGGGACCTGGAGCGCATGCCCTCACTCGTGCCGGTGCGGGCGCGACTGTTTGACATGTTCCCGCAGACACCGCACCTGGAGGTGCTGACCCTGCTCCGGCGCGGTTGA
- a CDS encoding alpha/beta fold hydrolase, translating to MTDLTAPTLNTTTVGEAGADERVVFLHGLFGQGKNFTTIAKALQPGFTSLLVDLPNHGRSAWTQEFSYADMADTVADHLREDFAADGRVHVVGHSMGGKVAMALALRHPDLVDRLVVVDIAPVSSADMSEFEHLLGALATLDLDDLPSRSAADDRLADRIPHTGTRGFLLQNLRADGDGWRWQANLDLLLAELPTIGGFIPDGAPFDRPVLWVAGERSPYVQPEHRPAMEELFPRTVLVTIKGAGHWVHSERPEAFTSAVRTFLTAE from the coding sequence GTGACTGACCTGACAGCCCCGACGCTCAACACCACCACCGTCGGCGAGGCCGGGGCCGACGAGCGGGTGGTTTTCCTGCACGGCCTCTTCGGCCAGGGCAAGAACTTCACCACCATCGCCAAGGCGCTCCAGCCGGGGTTCACCTCGTTGCTCGTGGACCTGCCCAACCACGGCAGGTCGGCGTGGACCCAGGAGTTCTCCTATGCCGACATGGCGGACACCGTGGCTGACCACCTGCGCGAGGATTTCGCGGCGGACGGCCGGGTGCACGTCGTCGGTCACTCGATGGGTGGCAAGGTCGCGATGGCCCTGGCCCTGCGCCACCCCGACCTGGTGGACCGCCTGGTCGTGGTCGACATCGCGCCCGTGTCATCAGCCGACATGAGCGAGTTCGAGCACCTCCTTGGTGCGCTGGCCACCCTGGACCTCGACGACCTGCCGAGTCGCAGCGCCGCCGATGACCGGCTGGCCGACCGCATCCCGCACACCGGCACCCGGGGCTTCCTGCTGCAGAACCTGCGTGCCGACGGGGACGGCTGGCGCTGGCAGGCCAACCTGGACCTGCTGCTCGCCGAGCTGCCGACGATCGGCGGTTTCATCCCCGACGGTGCGCCGTTCGACCGGCCCGTGCTCTGGGTCGCCGGTGAGCGCTCGCCCTATGTCCAACCAGAGCACCGTCCCGCGATGGAGGAGCTCTTCCCCCGGACCGTGCTGGTCACCATCAAGGGTGCCGGGCACTGGGTGCACTCGGAGCGGCCGGAGGCGTTCACCTCCGCCGTGCGCACCTTCCTGACGGCCGAGTGA